One Cryobacterium roopkundense genomic region harbors:
- a CDS encoding nucleoside-diphosphate sugar epimerase/dehydratase, translating into MNRSIPLVRFGTQFAWDAVSWVVALILAQTLRYDFQMSNISWLPLVILCIAAVVVQFFVGWFFYLYQGRHPYGSFAEVRALLWAVLTTTVFLGIPVVVSGTLLGIPRSTVFAALPFAFVMMGGIRYVKRLLVERSIQPAADARNALVYGAGYLGASIVRRMKTDHHSSFRAVGIIDDDPLRRNAWLHGVHVLGTRDSLAEIAKTTNASILIVAIARADAALLREISDAADAAGLRVKVFPPLDDVLQGKMRLNDLRDISIEDLIGRHPVDTEVESIAGYLAGKRVLVTGAGGSIGSELCRQIFKFGPSELMMLDRDETGLQSAQISILGHGLLNTKDVVLADIRDADALAAIFKDRKPEVVFHAAALKHLPMLEQYPDEAWKTNVLGTSNVLQAARAAGVTTFVNISTDKAANPTSILGHSKRVAEKLTAWAAEETGFTYLSVRFGNVIGSRGSMLPTFTSLIEAGGPLTITHPDVTRFFMTIPEACQLVVQAGGIGRPGEVLILDMGEPVRILDVANRMIAQSGRDIEIVYTGLREGEKLHEELIGVDETDERPIHPKISHTSINPISPEALDRRAWEARCGKIVAEDPPLLAVRQA; encoded by the coding sequence TTGAATCGGTCGATTCCACTCGTGCGGTTCGGCACCCAGTTCGCGTGGGACGCCGTGTCGTGGGTCGTCGCACTCATCCTCGCTCAGACACTGCGCTACGACTTTCAGATGTCGAACATCTCGTGGCTGCCGCTCGTCATTCTCTGCATCGCCGCCGTCGTCGTGCAGTTCTTCGTGGGCTGGTTCTTCTATCTCTACCAGGGGCGCCACCCCTACGGCAGCTTCGCCGAGGTTCGGGCCCTCCTCTGGGCCGTACTCACCACCACGGTCTTTCTGGGCATCCCCGTCGTCGTCTCGGGCACCCTGCTCGGCATTCCCCGCAGCACGGTATTCGCTGCCCTGCCCTTCGCCTTCGTGATGATGGGCGGCATCCGCTACGTCAAACGACTGCTCGTGGAGCGTTCCATCCAGCCGGCCGCAGACGCGCGCAATGCGCTCGTCTACGGCGCCGGTTACCTGGGCGCTTCTATCGTGCGCCGCATGAAGACCGACCACCACTCGTCGTTCCGCGCCGTGGGTATTATCGACGACGACCCGCTTCGGCGCAACGCCTGGCTGCACGGCGTGCACGTGCTCGGCACGAGAGATTCGCTCGCTGAAATAGCCAAGACCACCAACGCCTCCATCCTCATCGTGGCCATCGCACGAGCGGATGCCGCGCTTCTGCGTGAAATCTCCGACGCAGCGGATGCCGCGGGGCTGCGCGTCAAGGTCTTTCCGCCGCTGGACGATGTGCTCCAGGGCAAGATGCGCCTCAACGACCTGCGCGACATCTCCATCGAAGACCTGATCGGCCGTCACCCGGTGGACACCGAGGTGGAATCCATTGCGGGCTACCTCGCCGGCAAACGAGTGCTTGTCACCGGTGCCGGCGGTTCGATCGGCTCCGAGCTGTGCCGCCAGATCTTCAAGTTCGGCCCGAGCGAGCTCATGATGCTTGACCGCGACGAAACCGGTCTGCAGAGCGCGCAGATTTCGATTCTCGGGCACGGCTTGTTGAACACGAAGGATGTCGTTCTGGCGGACATCCGCGATGCCGACGCGCTGGCAGCCATTTTCAAGGACCGCAAGCCCGAGGTGGTCTTTCACGCGGCGGCCCTCAAACACCTCCCCATGCTCGAGCAGTATCCCGACGAAGCCTGGAAAACCAACGTTCTGGGAACCAGCAATGTGCTTCAGGCCGCCCGCGCTGCCGGCGTCACCACGTTCGTGAACATCTCTACCGACAAGGCCGCCAACCCCACGAGCATCCTCGGGCACTCCAAGCGTGTGGCCGAGAAGCTCACCGCGTGGGCGGCCGAGGAGACCGGCTTCACGTACCTGTCGGTACGGTTCGGCAACGTGATCGGCAGTCGCGGCTCCATGTTGCCCACATTCACGTCGCTGATCGAGGCTGGCGGGCCCCTCACCATCACGCACCCCGATGTCACACGCTTCTTCATGACCATCCCGGAGGCCTGCCAGCTCGTGGTTCAGGCCGGCGGCATCGGTCGCCCGGGCGAAGTGCTCATTCTCGACATGGGCGAGCCCGTGCGCATTCTCGACGTGGCCAACCGCATGATTGCGCAGTCCGGTCGGGACATTGAGATTGTCTACACGGGCCTGCGCGAGGGCGAGAAGCTGCACGAAGAGCTCATCGGGGTCGATGAAACAGATGAGCGCCCGATCCACCCGAAGATATCGCACACGAGCATCAATCCAATCTCTCCGGAAGCCTTGGACAGACGGGCGTGGGAGGCGCGGTGTGGGAAAATCGTGGCTGAAGATCCGCCTCTTCTCGCCGTGCGTCAGGCCTAA
- a CDS encoding acyltransferase family protein: MQTPGNTTRNARVQWIDTAKGVAILLVVLGHSVAVLASEGVGVGPWQEVNALLSTARMPLFFLVSGLLASSSLYRPLPRFVDSKILLLVYLYALWVVLHAIIAGIREGGDGFVAAVLAALSDGLMLHSSLWYLPALAVFYAAARVMRAVPVAAQLSVAVSSYVLFASFVLETGSTGVNGIGHYFVFFLAGCCGRRLIAGFMARLTVMRAVLICAALILVAGATAVADATWDAASNIGAVALGPLGAATGLAVAGIVARARWSRAIMWVGTRTIPVYVLHLQIVLAIAALTAPVFMLSQGLALAAPVLIAGVAVLASYAIWRATRRVPGLYTAPSWLRVERVPQRVAA, from the coding sequence ATGCAGACGCCGGGAAACACAACTCGCAACGCACGAGTCCAGTGGATCGATACGGCAAAGGGCGTGGCGATTCTGCTGGTGGTGCTCGGGCATTCTGTGGCAGTGCTAGCCAGCGAGGGTGTGGGTGTTGGCCCGTGGCAGGAGGTGAATGCCCTCTTGAGCACGGCACGAATGCCGCTGTTCTTTCTCGTGTCGGGGCTGCTGGCATCGAGCAGCCTCTACCGCCCTCTGCCCCGGTTCGTGGACTCAAAGATTCTGCTTCTCGTGTACCTCTACGCTCTGTGGGTGGTGCTGCACGCGATCATCGCGGGCATTCGGGAGGGCGGGGACGGCTTTGTCGCGGCGGTACTGGCAGCGCTCTCTGATGGGCTGATGCTGCATTCGTCGCTCTGGTACCTGCCCGCCCTGGCAGTGTTCTACGCGGCGGCGCGGGTGATGCGTGCCGTGCCCGTGGCGGCGCAGCTGAGCGTGGCCGTGTCCAGCTACGTGTTGTTCGCCTCGTTCGTGCTGGAAACCGGCAGCACGGGAGTAAACGGGATCGGGCACTACTTCGTGTTCTTCCTCGCCGGATGCTGTGGGCGCCGGCTCATCGCAGGCTTCATGGCACGACTCACCGTGATGCGTGCGGTGCTGATCTGCGCGGCCCTGATTCTCGTTGCCGGCGCGACGGCAGTTGCTGACGCAACGTGGGACGCCGCGTCCAACATCGGGGCGGTAGCTCTCGGCCCCCTCGGAGCGGCCACAGGACTGGCCGTGGCCGGAATTGTGGCGCGTGCCCGGTGGAGCCGCGCAATTATGTGGGTGGGCACGCGAACCATCCCCGTGTACGTTCTCCACCTGCAAATCGTGTTGGCCATCGCCGCGTTGACCGCCCCCGTGTTCATGCTCAGCCAGGGGCTCGCGCTGGCAGCGCCCGTGCTCATTGCCGGGGTGGCCGTGCTGGCGAGCTACGCAATCTGGCGGGCTACTCGACGGGTACCCGGGCTATACACCGCGCCGAGCTGGCTGCGTGTGGAAAGGGTGCCGCAGCGCGTGGCGGCGTAG
- a CDS encoding SGNH/GDSL hydrolase family protein, whose product MSWGKKRSARNGPESTRTRRIKLGIVGLTTVAALGLTVLALSGPPPASSYVLPPASTPTATAPPERTKVAFIGDSYTGRAGVDPVNNYIEYLADMHPLWDVVPFGEGGTGYTNPGQAAENETTFLGRVPAVAESAPDIVFVQGGLNDQGPVARTQSAAAELFAAVQAQAPSARIVAVGPSYPPAGNRDSIDRARTAIAAAAASAGVSFVDPAAEGWLPDPDDNYVDGIHLSPKGNEQFAALLNTSLQAQKFFD is encoded by the coding sequence ATGTCATGGGGGAAGAAACGCAGTGCACGCAATGGTCCGGAGTCCACGAGAACGCGCAGGATCAAGCTCGGAATAGTGGGGCTCACGACAGTCGCCGCCCTCGGTCTCACAGTTCTGGCGCTCAGCGGCCCGCCGCCCGCGTCGTCGTACGTGCTCCCGCCAGCCAGCACGCCAACAGCCACGGCTCCACCCGAGCGCACGAAGGTCGCCTTCATCGGTGACTCGTACACGGGTCGGGCCGGGGTTGACCCCGTGAACAACTACATCGAGTACCTGGCCGATATGCATCCGCTCTGGGATGTCGTGCCGTTCGGGGAGGGCGGCACCGGCTACACCAACCCGGGTCAGGCTGCAGAAAACGAGACCACGTTTCTCGGCCGGGTACCCGCGGTAGCTGAGTCGGCTCCCGACATTGTTTTTGTGCAGGGCGGCCTGAACGATCAGGGCCCTGTGGCCAGAACTCAGAGCGCCGCCGCCGAGCTTTTCGCTGCCGTGCAGGCGCAGGCTCCGTCGGCTCGCATCGTTGCGGTGGGGCCGAGCTATCCGCCGGCCGGCAATCGCGACAGCATCGACCGTGCCCGCACCGCCATAGCTGCGGCCGCCGCGAGCGCGGGCGTCAGCTTTGTGGATCCCGCTGCCGAAGGCTGGCTTCCAGACCCCGACGACAACTATGTCGACGGCATTCACCTGAGCCCGAAGGGCAACGAACAATTCGCGGCGCTCTTGAACACAAGTCTTCAGGCCCAGAAATTCTTCGACTAG
- the opgC gene encoding OpgC domain-containing protein: MGEHNLARKNALGDRHHTARGASARIPALDIIRGYCIVSMITGHLAAGSLIARATHVFPQFDGASGFVLLSGLVLGIVQSRSVHRVQLRRIQCATLARVALIYLAQSAIVLLGLALLLLGTRTHANVPPTEGRGLAELTFSAITMSLAPPAGSVLRLYVVFLLLAMGAYWLLKRGRWVEVLAASGAVYGLGIACREYTSFVAFDGETRGANWAMWQLLFISALVLGWHWERLGADHFLRRWRWALLVAYLPVGGVVLLAGRLAPELFDKIDVTVLRIAVAYATLAFLYAAVEIVLPVTPRAVVRPIELIGQRSLDSYIIQASVAVIVPSFIVLHPHSPASQLLAVVTVVACWEWARWRVRRSTSGREAAPQPG, encoded by the coding sequence ATGGGGGAACACAATTTGGCGCGGAAAAATGCGCTGGGGGATCGGCATCACACTGCCAGGGGCGCATCCGCGCGCATACCGGCACTCGACATCATCCGCGGGTACTGCATCGTCAGCATGATCACCGGGCACCTCGCGGCGGGATCTCTCATCGCCCGTGCCACGCACGTCTTCCCGCAGTTCGACGGGGCCTCCGGCTTCGTGCTGCTCTCCGGCCTCGTGCTCGGGATAGTGCAGAGCCGCAGCGTTCATCGTGTGCAGCTGCGGCGCATCCAGTGCGCAACGCTGGCCCGGGTGGCATTGATCTACCTGGCCCAGTCGGCCATCGTGCTGCTCGGCCTAGCGCTGCTCCTGCTGGGTACCCGAACGCACGCGAACGTGCCGCCGACAGAGGGGCGAGGCCTCGCCGAACTCACATTCAGTGCAATCACCATGTCTCTGGCGCCACCCGCCGGCAGCGTGCTCCGGCTCTACGTGGTGTTCCTGCTCCTCGCCATGGGGGCGTATTGGCTATTGAAGCGTGGCCGGTGGGTCGAGGTGCTGGCAGCATCCGGCGCCGTTTATGGTCTCGGCATCGCCTGTCGCGAGTACACATCGTTCGTGGCATTCGACGGCGAAACCCGCGGGGCTAACTGGGCGATGTGGCAGCTCCTGTTCATCTCGGCACTCGTGCTCGGGTGGCACTGGGAGCGACTGGGCGCGGATCACTTCCTCCGCCGGTGGCGCTGGGCGCTCCTAGTCGCTTATCTTCCCGTGGGTGGCGTGGTGCTGCTGGCGGGGAGGTTGGCCCCCGAGCTCTTCGACAAGATCGACGTCACCGTTCTGCGAATTGCGGTGGCGTATGCCACGCTCGCGTTTCTGTACGCCGCCGTCGAGATCGTGCTGCCGGTCACTCCCCGCGCCGTGGTGCGGCCCATCGAGCTCATCGGCCAACGCAGCCTCGACTCGTACATCATCCAAGCGAGCGTTGCGGTGATTGTGCCGAGCTTCATCGTTCTGCATCCTCACAGCCCGGCATCGCAGCTCCTCGCCGTGGTGACCGTGGTCGCGTGCTGGGAATGGGCGCGGTGGCGAGTGAGAAGGTCCACTTCGGGGCGAGAGGCCGCGCCGCAGCCCGGTTGA
- a CDS encoding FRG domain-containing protein — translation MSTPRTTITAEALFSSRELNKMHPATYLQPEAFFEMLQAEQKFITGQQPTPTAMRQQTSAAPLLFRGQSNHKYGLSASLHRFMRAETDETITEGMLAQLEKSVILEMQNRGLGRGMTQGELLMLLQHHGAPTRMIDVSDRPLEALYFAVEGNDATDGRYFILTLTGEDETSLSKPTELPWANNARGVQQSTSTWTQAVKLVEDRPLDARMSAQRGRFLVGGVTRSYSDLNVNLDGQALNAAELQDVSMLTIGFLKRKANPDTSWPALGWSIRIPAGWKARLRDLLDSEEGINHNTIYPDLSHVSWTGVDAARKELYAL, via the coding sequence ATGTCGACACCACGCACGACGATTACTGCCGAGGCCCTCTTTAGCTCCCGCGAGCTGAACAAGATGCATCCCGCCACGTACCTGCAGCCCGAAGCGTTCTTTGAGATGCTCCAAGCGGAGCAGAAATTCATCACCGGCCAGCAGCCAACGCCCACTGCCATGCGGCAGCAGACGTCCGCAGCACCGCTTCTCTTTCGGGGGCAGAGCAACCACAAATACGGGTTGTCGGCCTCCCTGCATCGCTTCATGCGCGCCGAAACCGATGAGACCATCACCGAGGGCATGCTGGCGCAGTTGGAGAAGTCGGTGATCCTCGAGATGCAGAACCGCGGCCTGGGCCGCGGCATGACTCAGGGTGAACTCCTGATGCTGCTTCAGCATCACGGAGCGCCCACACGCATGATTGATGTCAGCGACCGGCCGTTGGAAGCCCTGTACTTCGCCGTCGAAGGCAACGACGCCACTGATGGACGATATTTCATTCTCACCCTCACCGGCGAGGACGAGACCTCGCTGTCAAAGCCCACGGAACTCCCGTGGGCCAACAATGCGCGCGGTGTGCAGCAATCGACATCCACGTGGACCCAGGCCGTGAAACTGGTCGAGGACCGGCCCCTCGATGCACGCATGAGCGCGCAGCGCGGTCGGTTCCTGGTGGGCGGCGTGACTCGGTCCTATAGCGACCTCAACGTGAACCTCGACGGCCAAGCGCTCAACGCCGCCGAGCTGCAAGACGTGAGCATGCTCACGATTGGCTTCCTGAAACGGAAGGCCAACCCCGACACGTCCTGGCCAGCCCTCGGCTGGTCGATTCGAATTCCCGCCGGTTGGAAGGCGCGGCTCCGAGACCTGCTCGATTCAGAAGAGGGCATCAACCACAACACGATCTACCCCGACCTGTCGCACGTCTCGTGGACCGGAGTGGATGCCGCGCGCAAGGAACTCTACGCACTCTGA
- a CDS encoding HNH endonuclease signature motif containing protein translates to MSTMQKSGSEVIALLERADASVAAALSEVNYQQFTGDEALAVMAAVEKLGRRADGARVASATDVAARADSALGHESLAYKNGCRGKYELITAVTRVSGSEAKRRMRLGGLISGAATAASGLLGQEIPVQHPAVAEGLASGELGVDAAEVIVTALEPLSRRVAPEVVDRVERALVASATGAITPETEGLPGAGIAFSADLIRAQAHEWEARLDPDGAAPSDDATAAKSTVGFGRLKAGLYPLRGAVTPELKGIMDGIFNTFLSAHAAPAFPSEEQQALIEAGELIPGAEEFDDPRTGGEKRADVLRGVFEAKARDAKTPTMGGAAPVVMVHVNAKDLKSGQGVGWVDGVEAPISLRNVRQKMCAGGYQNVIIGENGEVLRLGEKKRFFTPAQRRAIAARDGGCVIPGCTVAAAWCEVHHIIPWQHHGKTDIDNGTLLCWYHHATIDTSGWEIRMVRGRPEVRGPVLWDPTRTWRPAATHRANTASSASG, encoded by the coding sequence ATGTCAACGATGCAGAAGTCAGGTTCCGAGGTGATCGCCCTACTGGAGAGGGCAGACGCCTCGGTAGCTGCTGCGTTGTCGGAGGTGAATTATCAGCAGTTCACGGGGGATGAGGCGCTGGCCGTGATGGCGGCGGTGGAGAAGCTGGGGCGCCGGGCAGACGGGGCCAGGGTGGCGTCGGCGACAGATGTGGCGGCGCGGGCCGATTCGGCCCTGGGCCACGAGTCCCTGGCGTACAAGAACGGATGTCGCGGTAAGTACGAGCTGATCACCGCCGTCACGAGGGTGTCGGGTTCGGAGGCGAAGCGGCGGATGCGGCTCGGCGGCTTGATCAGTGGGGCCGCGACCGCCGCGAGCGGGCTGCTCGGGCAGGAGATCCCGGTGCAGCACCCGGCCGTCGCAGAAGGGCTCGCGTCGGGAGAATTGGGGGTCGATGCGGCGGAGGTGATCGTGACGGCCCTCGAACCGCTGTCGCGGCGGGTTGCTCCGGAGGTTGTGGATCGGGTGGAGCGGGCGCTGGTGGCGTCGGCGACGGGAGCGATCACGCCCGAGACGGAGGGACTGCCGGGGGCGGGGATCGCATTCTCCGCCGACCTCATCCGGGCGCAGGCCCACGAATGGGAAGCCCGCCTCGACCCCGACGGCGCCGCCCCCAGTGACGATGCGACGGCGGCGAAGAGCACCGTCGGGTTCGGCCGGTTGAAGGCCGGGCTGTATCCGTTGCGGGGCGCGGTGACGCCGGAACTCAAGGGCATCATGGACGGTATCTTCAACACCTTCCTCTCCGCCCACGCCGCTCCCGCGTTCCCCAGCGAGGAACAGCAGGCACTGATCGAAGCCGGAGAACTGATTCCCGGGGCTGAAGAGTTCGACGACCCGCGCACCGGCGGTGAGAAGCGAGCGGACGTTCTCCGGGGGGTGTTCGAAGCTAAGGCGCGCGACGCGAAGACACCCACTATGGGAGGCGCGGCGCCGGTGGTGATGGTGCACGTGAACGCCAAAGACCTCAAGAGCGGGCAGGGTGTCGGGTGGGTCGACGGGGTCGAGGCGCCGATCTCACTGCGAAACGTGCGGCAGAAGATGTGCGCCGGCGGGTATCAGAACGTGATCATCGGGGAGAACGGGGAGGTACTGCGCCTCGGTGAGAAGAAGAGGTTCTTCACCCCCGCCCAGCGGCGGGCGATCGCCGCCCGCGACGGCGGATGCGTCATACCGGGGTGCACGGTAGCGGCGGCGTGGTGCGAAGTGCATCACATCATCCCGTGGCAACACCACGGAAAGACAGACATAGACAACGGAACTTTGCTCTGCTGGTACCACCACGCCACCATCGACACCTCCGGGTGGGAGATACGCATGGTGCGAGGCCGACCCGAGGTGCGAGGCCCCGTGCTGTGGGACCCCACCCGCACCTGGCGTCCCGCCGCCACCCACCGGGCCAATACGGCCAGCTCCGCATCGGGCTAG
- a CDS encoding SDR family NAD(P)-dependent oxidoreductase, which translates to MTSAPNFPADRTVVLTGAASERGIGRSTADKLASLGWSVAIVDIDADAARTAASAIESARGIRAIGVGADVSDKASVDAAIGEIEATMPPIVGLVNLAGISSPTEFMSETVEAWDRVFAINMRGSFLVSQRVLGGMIDRKLGRIVSISSVSAQRGGGTYSKVAYSASKAAIIGFTRALAREMGEHNITVNAVAPGPIDTDIMGGTLTDERKSEMSADILMGRVGTRDDVAALISFLLSADAGYITAATYDINGGLQVS; encoded by the coding sequence ATGACCAGCGCACCGAACTTTCCCGCCGACCGCACCGTTGTTCTCACCGGAGCCGCCTCCGAACGCGGGATCGGGCGCAGCACCGCCGACAAGCTCGCCTCCCTGGGCTGGAGCGTCGCCATCGTGGACATCGACGCCGACGCGGCCCGCACTGCGGCATCCGCTATCGAAAGCGCCCGCGGAATTCGCGCCATCGGCGTGGGCGCCGACGTGTCCGACAAAGCTTCCGTCGACGCGGCCATCGGCGAGATCGAAGCCACGATGCCTCCCATCGTGGGCCTGGTGAACCTTGCCGGCATCAGCTCCCCCACCGAGTTCATGAGCGAAACCGTGGAAGCCTGGGACCGCGTGTTCGCCATCAACATGCGCGGCTCCTTCCTGGTGTCGCAGCGGGTTCTCGGCGGCATGATCGACCGCAAGCTCGGCCGCATCGTGAGCATCTCCTCGGTGTCGGCCCAGCGCGGCGGCGGCACCTACTCGAAGGTGGCCTACAGCGCCTCCAAGGCCGCCATCATCGGCTTCACCCGCGCGCTAGCCCGTGAAATGGGCGAACACAACATCACGGTGAACGCCGTGGCGCCCGGACCCATCGACACCGACATCATGGGCGGCACCCTCACCGACGAGCGCAAGAGCGAAATGTCGGCCGACATTCTGATGGGCCGAGTGGGCACCCGCGACGACGTGGCCGCACTGATCTCCTTCCTGCTGAGCGCCGACGCCGGCTACATCACAGCCGCCACCTACGACATCAACGGCGGGCTGCAGGTTTCGTAA
- a CDS encoding DeoR/GlpR family DNA-binding transcription regulator has translation MTARVSKADAATDYRRGTLARHERLLELLRTGSSGVDGLAATLGISSSTVRRDLAHLSAIGAITRSYGGASAAAPFQERELSERVTVEHPAKAAIAARAAELIPAGATIFLDAGSTCGELARHLWGREGITVLTRSLDAATFLASSPGIEVIVTGGKVARTSHGLEGPLADFALGRYMVDVAFLGVDAVDPADGVGEPTLPEAHVKETAARRSRRTVVLADATKLHRGSVPAWAPLPAGWTLVTNEVDDLVLNLYRAEGVDVISTG, from the coding sequence ATGACGGCCAGGGTGAGTAAAGCGGATGCCGCCACCGACTATCGCCGCGGCACCCTCGCCCGGCACGAGCGGTTGCTCGAACTGCTGCGCACCGGATCCTCCGGCGTCGACGGGCTGGCGGCCACCCTCGGCATCTCAAGCTCGACGGTGCGCCGTGACCTGGCGCACCTCAGCGCGATCGGCGCGATCACGCGCAGTTACGGGGGAGCGAGCGCGGCGGCGCCGTTTCAGGAACGCGAGCTGAGCGAACGCGTCACCGTGGAGCATCCCGCGAAGGCGGCCATCGCGGCGCGCGCCGCGGAGCTCATTCCGGCCGGGGCTACCATTTTTCTTGACGCCGGGTCGACCTGCGGCGAGCTGGCCCGCCATCTGTGGGGGCGGGAGGGCATCACCGTGCTCACCCGCTCCTTGGACGCCGCCACGTTTCTGGCGTCGTCACCCGGCATCGAGGTGATCGTGACCGGCGGCAAGGTGGCGCGCACGAGCCACGGGCTCGAGGGTCCGCTCGCCGACTTCGCCCTCGGGCGTTACATGGTGGACGTGGCGTTTCTCGGCGTCGACGCTGTCGACCCCGCCGACGGCGTGGGGGAGCCCACGCTACCCGAGGCCCACGTGAAGGAGACGGCCGCGCGGCGTTCCCGCCGCACCGTGGTGCTCGCCGACGCCACCAAGCTGCACCGCGGCTCGGTGCCCGCGTGGGCGCCCCTGCCCGCAGGGTGGACACTCGTGACCAACGAGGTCGACGACCTCGTTCTCAACCTGTACCGAGCAGAGGGGGTCGATGTGATCTCGACCGGGTAA
- a CDS encoding GntP family permease: MDIRLIAALVLGIATIIVLVLRTRLDAFAALLAAALVTGFVAGQPALEIITAITTGFGNTLASIGIVIGLGVGIGKVLEVSGAAKSLAQSFLKLFGKGREPWAMGSVGALVSVPVFCDAGYVIMNPLARSIARVKRGGYVTIALALGAGMTLTHHLVPPTPGPLAVAGILGADLGLVILGGGIFTVLLLPIVVLYAKWVGPKLESSVTESVREAVYGTTDLTQQVHGTSRTATATLEREADAAEHATDPAAGEHDLGTPPSGAKPHRVNGLVASLPLAVPLLLILLNTVGTAIDKSAQGALTGDYVPSDWVVPLAFIGNPVIALMLGMLLAVYVLLPRWTPRSKVNGWLAEAAASAGLILLITGAGGALGQVLRTSGVGDALAEAIASTSLPAFLIPFIIATVVRIAQGSGTVAMITAAAVSAPLVITLGIDPVVAVLACTAGSMIFSYFNDSYFWVVTTFTGLEGTAALKGWSGMTTAIWAGSIPLLFLANAVIG, from the coding sequence GTGGATATACGACTTATTGCCGCTCTGGTGCTCGGGATAGCGACGATCATCGTCCTTGTTCTACGCACCCGACTCGATGCCTTCGCCGCCCTGCTCGCGGCCGCCCTCGTGACCGGATTCGTGGCCGGCCAGCCCGCCCTCGAAATCATCACCGCCATCACCACCGGGTTCGGTAACACCCTCGCCTCGATCGGCATCGTGATCGGCCTTGGTGTAGGCATCGGAAAAGTGCTCGAAGTCTCCGGCGCGGCCAAGTCCCTCGCCCAGTCCTTCCTCAAGCTCTTCGGCAAGGGCCGCGAGCCCTGGGCCATGGGCAGCGTCGGCGCCCTCGTCTCCGTTCCCGTGTTCTGCGACGCCGGCTACGTGATTATGAATCCCCTCGCCCGCTCCATCGCCCGCGTCAAGCGCGGAGGTTACGTCACCATCGCCCTCGCCCTCGGCGCCGGCATGACCCTCACCCACCACCTCGTGCCGCCCACCCCCGGCCCGCTCGCCGTCGCCGGAATCCTCGGCGCCGACCTCGGCCTGGTCATCCTCGGCGGCGGAATCTTCACGGTTCTCCTGCTCCCCATCGTGGTGCTCTACGCCAAATGGGTCGGCCCCAAGCTCGAGTCCTCCGTCACCGAGAGCGTGCGCGAAGCCGTCTACGGCACCACCGACCTCACCCAGCAGGTGCACGGCACCAGCCGCACCGCCACGGCAACGCTCGAACGAGAAGCGGATGCCGCCGAGCACGCTACCGACCCGGCCGCCGGCGAGCACGACCTCGGCACCCCGCCGTCCGGTGCCAAGCCGCACCGGGTCAACGGCCTCGTCGCCTCGCTTCCGCTCGCCGTTCCCCTGCTGCTGATCCTGCTCAACACAGTGGGCACCGCCATCGACAAGAGCGCGCAGGGCGCCCTCACCGGCGACTACGTGCCGAGCGACTGGGTCGTGCCGCTGGCGTTCATCGGCAACCCGGTGATCGCCCTCATGCTCGGCATGCTCCTCGCCGTCTACGTTCTGCTGCCCCGCTGGACCCCACGCAGCAAAGTGAACGGCTGGCTGGCCGAGGCCGCGGCATCCGCTGGCCTCATTCTGCTCATCACGGGAGCGGGCGGCGCGCTCGGCCAGGTACTGCGCACGAGCGGTGTGGGCGATGCCCTCGCCGAAGCGATCGCGTCTACCAGCCTGCCCGCCTTCCTGATTCCGTTCATCATCGCCACCGTCGTGCGTATCGCGCAGGGCTCCGGTACCGTCGCCATGATTACTGCGGCCGCCGTCTCGGCCCCGCTCGTGATCACCCTCGGCATCGACCCCGTCGTGGCTGTGCTCGCCTGCACCGCGGGCTCGATGATCTTCAGCTACTTCAACGACTCCTACTTCTGGGTGGTCACCACGTTCACCGGCCTCGAGGGCACGGCAGCACTCAAGGGCTGGTCGGGCATGACCACGGCCATCTGGGCCGGCTCCATCCCGCTGTTGTTCCTGGCCAACGCGGTGATCGGCTGA